A single window of Pontiella agarivorans DNA harbors:
- a CDS encoding MTH1187 family thiamine-binding protein has product MNVIMDLCIVPIGVGVSLSEYVAACEDILNQPGLKTSLHPNGTSIEGEWDQVMAAVKACHEKVHGMGAPRIHTNIKLGTRTDREQSLEDKVNSVKEKML; this is encoded by the coding sequence ATGAACGTGATTATGGATTTGTGCATTGTACCGATCGGTGTCGGTGTTTCGCTGTCAGAATATGTTGCCGCGTGTGAGGATATTCTGAATCAGCCGGGGCTCAAAACATCGTTGCATCCCAATGGAACTTCCATCGAGGGGGAATGGGATCAGGTTATGGCCGCCGTGAAGGCCTGTCATGAAAAGGTGCACGGTATGGGGGCTCCGCGGATTCATACGAATATCAAACTGGGAACCCGTACGGATCGGGAGCAATCGCTCGAAGACAAGGTCAACAGCGTGAAGGAAAAAATGCTCTAA
- a CDS encoding YbaN family protein, whose amino-acid sequence MNEKVRILYLAAGFILVALATLGIFLPLLPTTPLLLLAAWCFANSSEKYHRWLLEHRIFGSIIRNWQENRCMPRKAKIISVSMILLFGGFSVYRIENLYIKTVGALLCLTGLFFVLRIPVCKTD is encoded by the coding sequence ATGAATGAAAAAGTGCGAATTCTTTATCTGGCCGCCGGATTCATTCTCGTGGCCCTGGCAACACTCGGCATTTTTCTTCCGCTGCTGCCCACCACACCGCTTCTTCTGCTGGCGGCCTGGTGCTTTGCCAACTCGTCTGAAAAGTATCACCGGTGGCTGCTTGAACACCGCATCTTTGGAAGCATTATCCGCAACTGGCAGGAAAACCGCTGTATGCCTCGAAAGGCGAAAATCATCTCGGTTTCCATGATCCTTCTATTCGGCGGATTTTCAGTTTACCGGATTGAAAACCTCTATATAAAAACGGTCGGCGCCCTGCTCTGCCTGACCGGGCTTTTTTTCGTTCTCCGAATTCCGGTCTGCAAGACGGATTAG
- a CDS encoding tetratricopeptide repeat protein, producing MKKSIILLLAISTLVGCSTKKPPVSTTSISENALLVADYLSSSNYTSAQSFFDEYLKQKTKTLSGEYALKWLYYLLSLNIDLIDELDAWCSSENATHSAYLTRGKWYMDEAWRVRGGGWGYSVKNESLPLFYQNLEKAEADLGKAYEMNPDDPCSAKYMIAVCMGKGSSFEEKEKWFTRATEKHPDFLGAYRNMAWSMYPRWGGDEQALLSFIDTVIQSHPELPVFTTLKTSWYFKEKERELSKKNSTEFRELRALLLDYSTRSPHDSQPIRELANAYWEQGQKEEAIAYMGKAIGIDPSFENYSRRGYFYYSMRKLQLARHDLNNALAQHPYDLDTLKNLARVEYRTKPPNYNKAIELFSKALKIDPDMDSTLALRGRSYQRIKKYPEAKADLEKSLSLNSRTDWAWYSLGEIEWYQYKNAEDAIYCITRSINLSADYSCHFLRGQIYRESGKYAEAISDYKKAIQFRRKSRGKIEPLIKQCRQELEKQIAANQKLDPTMKMPVESGNTQGTAGQRQRSSGER from the coding sequence ATGAAAAAATCAATCATACTACTGTTAGCTATATCTACCCTCGTGGGGTGTTCTACAAAAAAACCTCCAGTAAGCACAACCAGCATTAGCGAGAATGCCCTACTGGTCGCCGACTACCTTTCTTCTTCAAACTACACCTCAGCCCAATCATTTTTTGATGAATATTTAAAACAGAAAACAAAAACCCTAAGTGGTGAATATGCACTTAAATGGTTATATTACCTCCTAAGCCTCAACATCGATCTTATTGATGAGCTTGATGCATGGTGCTCTAGTGAAAACGCCACACATTCCGCATATCTCACACGAGGAAAATGGTACATGGATGAAGCATGGAGAGTTCGAGGAGGCGGTTGGGGCTATTCTGTGAAAAATGAATCTTTGCCGTTGTTTTATCAAAACCTCGAGAAAGCAGAGGCCGACCTTGGAAAAGCATATGAAATGAATCCCGATGATCCTTGTTCCGCCAAATACATGATTGCCGTATGTATGGGCAAGGGAAGCTCGTTTGAAGAAAAGGAGAAATGGTTCACTAGAGCCACAGAAAAACACCCTGACTTTTTGGGAGCATACCGAAACATGGCATGGTCAATGTATCCGCGTTGGGGCGGAGATGAGCAAGCACTTCTCAGCTTTATTGATACTGTCATACAAAGCCATCCTGAACTCCCCGTCTTTACCACGCTGAAAACATCCTGGTATTTCAAGGAAAAGGAACGTGAATTAAGCAAGAAAAACTCAACGGAATTCAGGGAATTACGCGCCCTTCTTCTGGACTATTCAACACGCTCGCCCCATGACAGCCAGCCCATAAGAGAACTTGCAAACGCATATTGGGAGCAAGGTCAAAAAGAAGAGGCGATTGCCTACATGGGCAAAGCAATAGGGATAGATCCCTCTTTTGAAAACTACTCTCGTCGCGGCTATTTCTATTACTCAATGAGAAAACTACAACTTGCACGACATGATCTGAATAATGCACTGGCACAACATCCATACGATCTAGATACATTGAAAAACCTTGCCCGCGTTGAATACCGAACAAAGCCACCGAACTATAACAAAGCCATTGAGTTATTCAGCAAGGCATTGAAAATAGATCCAGATATGGATTCAACACTGGCATTGCGCGGAAGAAGCTACCAAAGGATCAAAAAATATCCAGAGGCCAAAGCAGATTTGGAAAAATCTCTGTCCCTCAACTCCAGAACTGATTGGGCCTGGTACTCACTCGGTGAGATTGAATGGTACCAATACAAAAATGCAGAGGACGCGATTTATTGCATCACAAGGTCTATAAATCTTAGTGCGGATTACAGTTGTCATTTTCTTCGTGGACAGATTTATCGTGAATCTGGAAAATATGCGGAAGCAATCAGCGATTATAAAAAGGCAATCCAGTTCAGAAGAAAGTCTAGAGGAAAAATTGAGCCGCTTATAAAACAGTGCAGACAGGAACTTGAAAAACAAATCGCGGCAAACCAGAAGCTGGATCCTACCATGAAAATGCCCGTTGAGTCAGGCAACACACAAGGCACGGCGGGTCAGCGTCAACGTTCGTCAGGAGAAAGATGA